The sequence TACCAATATTACTATCGCGCCAAGTGGTCTCGATGTCAGTTACTTCATCATGGGCGCGCTTATCTTGAATTGCCTTTGCTATGAAATTGGCAGTATAAATTCCCGACAATACGGCATTGTGTGAGCCTTTGATACGCGGCACATTAACAAAGCCGGCGGAACAGCCGAGCAATGCGCCACCTGGAAAACTTAGCTTTGGAACCGATTGCCATCCGCCTTCGGTTATTGCTCGCGCACCATAGGCTATGCGCTTGGCGTTTTTAAAAGTTGGGGCAATAAGACTATGAGTTTTAAAACGTTGAAACTCATCAAAGGGTGATAAATACGGATTTTTATAATTTAAATGCACCACATAACCAACACTTACTTGATTATTTTCTAGGTGATATAAAAATGCGCCGCCACCGGTTTGATTGTCCAATGGCCAACCAGATGCGTGTTGTACAAGCCCCGGCTGATGTTGGGATGGATCAATTTCCCATAATTCCTTTATGCCAAGACCATATTTTTGCGGGTCGCAATCCTTGTCAAGTTTGAACCTATGTATAATCTGTTTGGCCAATGAACCACGAGCGCCTTCAGCAATAAGGGTGTATTTGCCAAGCAGCTCCATACCGCGCATATAATTTGCGCTAAGGCTACCGTCTTTTTCAACTCCCATAATATCACCGGTAGCAACACCAATCACAGCGCCGTCAATATTATAAAGAACCTCAGTTGCGGCAAAGCCTGGATAAATATCAACACCCAAGGCTTCGGCTTGTACACTTAGCCATCGGCAAACATTGCCCAGCGATACGATATAATTCCCATGATTAGAAAGCATTTTTGGTATAATAAAAGCGGGTATTTTTTGTAATTTTTTTCAGTTAACTCATAAAAATGATCGTCGGTAACCGGTGTTTTGAAGGGATGACTTGTGTCATTGCGCCAATCAGGTAACAAAGTGTCAATGCCAATCGGGTCCACAACTGCACCTGAAAGAATATGTGCGCCGACTTCAGCGCCTTTTTTCAAGACAACAACCGATAAATCGCCATTTAATTGTTTTAAGCGGATTGCTGCGGCAAGCCCCGCAGGTCCTGCGCCAACAATTACCACGTCAAATTCCATGCTCTCACGGTCTGGAAGCGCATTTGTCATTGTCTATCTGTCCTTATTTCAAATATGCGCGTTGGATATTAGCGCATTTTATTGGGCGCAGCTAAGGGATTGCCGATCGGGAGTTAACCAAAACGGCTCATTGTAGCGAAATAGGTTTCAACCTTAGTTTTTGAGAAAGCAGCTTAGCATTGATATTTCATCCAAATGGTTTTGAGACCGGTGAACTTATCAAGAGCATGGAGCGATAAATCTCGACCAAAACCAGATTGACCAAAACCGCCAAAGGGAGTTTTTGCGCTTAATGCATCAACCGTATTGACCGAAACCGTTCCTGCCCTCAAATTGGCTGAAACGCGGTGTGCTCTTGAAAAATCATCCGTCCATACTGAGGCTGCTAATCCGTAAATACTATCATTGGCAATGGCAACTGCTTCGTCTTCATTTTCAAAGGCAATGATTGAGAGAACTGGTCCAAATATTTCTTCCTTGGCGATGAGGCTATCAGGCTTAACTTGATCAAAAATAGTTGGGGTGATGTAGCAACCCTTGTCATTTATCATAATGCGATTTCCCCCGCTCACCAATCGCGCCTCGTTTTTACCTTTGGTTATATAATCCATCACCGTATTGGTTTGCCGCTCATCAACCATGGCCCCCATGCCAGAAGCAGGATCTAGTGGATCTCCCGGTTGCATTGTTTTTGATAAAGCAACAAGCCGTGCCACGAAATCATCACGAATGCTTTTTTCAACCAAAAGTCTTGAATTTGCTGAGCAGATTTCGCCTTGATTGAAAAATATTCCAAAAGCCGCCATTTCGGCAGCCTTATCAAGGTTTTTACAATCGGCAAAAATAAGGTTTGGACTTTTGCCACCCGTTTCGAGCCATACTTGCTTCATATTGGATTGACCAGAATATTGCATGAAGCGTTTGCCCGTAGCGGTTGATCCCGTAAAGGTTAAACAATCAACATCCTCATGTAAACCAAGAGCTTGTCCTGCAATAGCGCCCAATCCTGGCACTACATTTAATACACCTTCAGGTAAACCCGCTTCAATGGCAAGTTCGGCTAGCCGCAAGGCTGATAGGCTTGATTGTTCGGCAGGTTTTAACACAATAGAATTACCCGCAGCTAAGGCCGGTGCACATTTCCATGTTGCCATATCAAGCGGAAAATTCCATGGTACAACAGCGCCAATAACGCCAAGCGGCACACGGCGCATCATGGCGAGATCACCCGCTTGAGTTGGTGCTATTTCATCATAAATCTTGTCGATAGCTTCACCATACCATTGAAAAATAGCTGCCGATCCTGGTACATCACCCGTATAGGCATCAACAACGCGCTTACCCATATCAAGGCAATCAAGCAAAGCCAATTCAACACTATTTTTGCGGATGAGGTCGGCAAGGCGTAAAAGTACCTCTTTACGCTTTTCTGGTGCCGCGTTGGACCAAATACCGCTTTCAAACGAGCGCCGTGCTGATTTAACCGCACGATCTATATCGCTAGCGCCGCCAGCGGCAATTTCTGCAATTTTTTCACCATTAGCTGGGTTGATACAATCAAAGCGTTCGCCGTTTTTGGCTGCCACAAATTGACCATCGATGAAAATATCTTTGCGAAATGTTAGCTTCTTTGCGTCATTTTGCCATTGTTGATAGGTTCTATCGCCCATAATTGTTCTCCCTTTATTATTATACTTGCTATGATTA comes from Bartonella sp. HY038 and encodes:
- a CDS encoding aldehyde dehydrogenase, producing the protein MGDRTYQQWQNDAKKLTFRKDIFIDGQFVAAKNGERFDCINPANGEKIAEIAAGGASDIDRAVKSARRSFESGIWSNAAPEKRKEVLLRLADLIRKNSVELALLDCLDMGKRVVDAYTGDVPGSAAIFQWYGEAIDKIYDEIAPTQAGDLAMMRRVPLGVIGAVVPWNFPLDMATWKCAPALAAGNSIVLKPAEQSSLSALRLAELAIEAGLPEGVLNVVPGLGAIAGQALGLHEDVDCLTFTGSTATGKRFMQYSGQSNMKQVWLETGGKSPNLIFADCKNLDKAAEMAAFGIFFNQGEICSANSRLLVEKSIRDDFVARLVALSKTMQPGDPLDPASGMGAMVDERQTNTVMDYITKGKNEARLVSGGNRIMINDKGCYITPTIFDQVKPDSLIAKEEIFGPVLSIIAFENEDEAVAIANDSIYGLAASVWTDDFSRAHRVSANLRAGTVSVNTVDALSAKTPFGGFGQSGFGRDLSLHALDKFTGLKTIWMKYQC